In one window of Oncorhynchus kisutch isolate 150728-3 linkage group LG16, Okis_V2, whole genome shotgun sequence DNA:
- the LOC109880161 gene encoding ankyrin repeat domain-containing protein 46-like, translating to MSYVFINDSSQTSIPLLQACIDGDLLFTKRLLETGCDPNTRDNRGRTGLHLAAARGNVDICCFLHKFGADLLATDYQGNTALHLCGHVDTIQFLVSNGLKIDICNHNGSTPLVLAKRRGVNKDAIRLLEGLEEQELKGFNRGAHSKLETMQMAESESAMESHSLLNPDLQNREGVLSSFRTTWQEFVEDLGFWRVLLLLVVIALLSLGIAYYVSGVLPFSASQLELVH from the exons ATGTCCTATGTCTTCATCAATGACTCGTCTCAGACCTCCATTCCCCTGCTCCAG GCCTGCATCGACGGGGACCTGCTTTTCACCAAGCGGCTCCTGGAGACGGGCTGTGACCCCAACACACGGGACAACCGGGGCCGTACTGGCCTGCACCTAGCAGCCGCCAGGGGGAACGTGGACATCTGTTGTTTCCTCCATAAGTTTGGGGCGGACCTCCTGGCTACAGACTACCAGGGAAACACGGCGCTACACCTCTGTGGACACGTGGATACCATCCAGTTCCTGGTGTCCAACGGTCTCAAGATAGACATCTG TAACCACAACGGGTCCACTCCTCTGGTGCTGGCCAAGAGGCGCGGGGTGAACAAGGACGCTATCCGCCTGCTGGAGGGCCTAGAGGAACAGGAGCTGAAAGGATTCAACAGGGGAGCCCACTCCAAACTGGAGACCATGCAAATGGCTGAGAgcgagag TGCAATGGAGAGCCACTCCCTGCTGAACCCCGACCTCCAGAACAGGGAGGGAGTCCTGTCCAGCTTCAGGACCACCTGGCAGGAGTTTGTTGAGGACCTGGGCTTCTGGAGGGTGCTGCTACTGCTGGTGGTCATCGCTTTGCTCTCTCTGGGCATCGCTTACTACGTCAGCGGGGTGCTGCCCTTCTCCGCCAGCCAGCTGGAGCTGGTACactga